A genome region from Cucumis sativus cultivar 9930 chromosome 4, Cucumber_9930_V3, whole genome shotgun sequence includes the following:
- the LOC101215998 gene encoding uncharacterized protein LOC101215998 — protein MAGSHLGLIFFTFFVFLTSIPSLSAAGSDAPTVYDVLPKYGLPSGLLPDSVLDYTLSSDGQFVVHLAKPCYIHFDYLVYYHKTITGKLEYGSITDLDGIEVQKLFLWFDVKEIRVDLPPSDNIYFQVGFINKKLDIDQFKTIHSCQDNALATSLGSWKRILELPPPIGDIQMLITE, from the coding sequence ATGGCGGGATCTCATCTGGGTCTAATCTTTTTCACCTTCTTCGTCTTCTTGACCTCTATTCCTTCGCTTTCTGCAGCAGGATCTGATGCTCCCACTGTCTATGATGTTCTCCCCAAATATGGCCTTCCCAGTGGCCTTTTACCTGACTCCGTCCTCGACTACACTCTCTCCTCTGATGGTCAATTTGTCGTTCATTTGGCCAAACCTTGTTACATCCATTTCGATTACTTGGTTTATTACCATAAAACCATTACTGGGAAGCTCGAATATGGGTCCATCACTGATCTCGACGGTATCGAGGTTCAGAAGTTGTTTCTCTGGTTCGATGTGAAGGAAATCAGAGTTGATTTGCCGCCTTCTGATAATATCTACTTCCAAGTTGGGTTTATCAACAAGAAGCTCGACATCGATCAATTTAAGACTATCCACTCATGTCAGGATAATGCTTTGGCCACTTCTCTTGGCTCCTGGAAACGGATTCTTGAG